A region from the Ralstonia pickettii genome encodes:
- a CDS encoding TetR/AcrR family transcriptional regulator → MATAARRGPRALSTVSTVNAGDQPKPTQRRISGEDAHASLLEAARQLFYYEGVRAVGVEAVVEKAGVNKMSLYRQFKSKDDLVIAYLERSDESFWGYFDASVAKHPDDARAQLLQFFIDVSERASRPGYRGCPFVNVAAEFPDLTHPARQFVQRNKALLLARLRDRAQAAGATDPDALADDLAFLIEGAYTASQTFGTDAPRLIRSLPRTARVLLDAAIPARKPD, encoded by the coding sequence ATGGCCACCGCCGCCCGTCGCGGACCTCGCGCACTTTCCACCGTTTCCACTGTTAACGCCGGTGATCAGCCCAAACCGACTCAGCGCCGCATCAGCGGTGAGGACGCGCACGCCAGCCTGCTCGAGGCGGCTCGTCAACTGTTTTACTACGAAGGCGTGCGGGCCGTCGGCGTCGAAGCGGTGGTGGAGAAGGCCGGCGTCAACAAGATGAGCCTGTACCGGCAGTTCAAGTCGAAGGACGATCTCGTCATTGCTTACCTGGAGCGCAGCGACGAGAGCTTCTGGGGTTACTTCGACGCCAGCGTGGCCAAGCACCCCGACGATGCGCGCGCGCAACTGCTGCAGTTCTTCATCGACGTATCCGAACGCGCTTCACGCCCCGGCTACCGGGGCTGCCCCTTCGTGAATGTGGCGGCGGAGTTTCCGGACTTGACGCATCCGGCGAGGCAGTTTGTTCAGCGCAACAAGGCGCTGCTGCTCGCCCGCCTGCGTGACCGCGCCCAAGCCGCCGGCGCGACCGACCCCGATGCGCTGGCCGACGACCTGGCCTTTCTGATCGAAGGTGCCTACACCGCGAGCCAGACCTTTGGCACCGATGCGCCGCGCCTCATCAGGAGCCTGCCGCGCACGGCACGCGTGTTGCTCGATGCGGCTATTCCCGCGCGCAAACCAGACTGA
- a CDS encoding AAA family ATPase, with protein MTPNQAPLSPVRTAPATPLTLPAALSQAQRALDRIVLGKPLQIRLALACLLARGHLLLEDLPGVGKTTLAHALARTLGLQYQRVQFTSDLLPTDLIGVSIYVKEKGAFEFHPGPLFAQVVLADEINRATPKAQSALLEAMAEGQVTHDGATYPLPEPFFVIATQNPLNQIGTHPLPESQLDRFTMRLSLGYPDQSSERALYLGGGAPQDIEPVLTAVQVVALQAAADAVHVAPALVDYVLALVNATRTDAQVQMGLSPRAGLALLAAARAWALIDGRDAVLPEDVQAVFKAVAAHRLLPTGGTLSATALAQRLLDTVAIP; from the coding sequence ATGACGCCCAATCAAGCCCCGCTGTCTCCCGTTCGCACGGCACCCGCCACGCCGCTCACCTTGCCGGCCGCGCTGTCGCAGGCGCAACGCGCGCTCGATCGCATCGTGCTCGGCAAGCCGCTGCAGATCCGCCTGGCGCTGGCGTGTCTGCTCGCACGCGGGCATCTGCTGCTGGAAGATCTGCCCGGCGTGGGCAAGACCACGCTGGCGCATGCGCTGGCCCGTACGCTCGGGTTGCAGTACCAGCGGGTGCAGTTCACCAGCGATCTGCTGCCCACCGACCTGATCGGCGTGTCGATCTACGTGAAAGAGAAAGGCGCATTCGAATTCCACCCTGGGCCGCTGTTTGCGCAGGTGGTGCTGGCCGATGAGATCAACCGGGCCACGCCCAAGGCGCAAAGCGCGCTGCTCGAAGCCATGGCCGAAGGCCAGGTCACGCATGATGGGGCGACGTATCCGCTGCCCGAGCCGTTCTTCGTGATTGCAACGCAGAACCCGTTGAACCAGATCGGCACGCATCCGCTGCCGGAGTCGCAGCTGGACCGCTTCACGATGCGGCTCTCGCTCGGTTATCCCGATCAAAGCTCGGAGCGCGCGCTATACCTTGGGGGCGGGGCGCCGCAAGACATCGAACCCGTGTTGACGGCCGTGCAAGTCGTTGCGTTGCAGGCCGCCGCCGATGCCGTGCACGTGGCGCCGGCGCTCGTCGATTACGTGCTCGCGCTGGTGAACGCCACGCGCACCGATGCGCAGGTGCAGATGGGCCTGTCGCCGCGCGCGGGGCTGGCGTTGCTGGCAGCGGCGCGCGCCTGGGCGCTTATCGATGGCCGCGATGCAGTGCTGCCCGAAGACGTCCAAGCCGTATTCAAGGCCGTGGCGGCGCATCGGTTGCTGCCCACGGGCGGCACGCTGTCGGCGACCGCGCTGGCGCAGCGACTGCTCGACACGGTCGCCATTCCCTGA
- a CDS encoding DUF58 domain-containing protein — translation MARFTSLLLAPLRLLGAGLALLPGVRFARARVQRFLQRPRTPREGRIRLDRNHVYILPTAAGGGFALLLVVMLLTSLNYNVSLGFLLTFVLAGVGASAMWQTHRNLVDLEVRGAAGEAVFAGHALNVGVALANVTPWARVGVDVSAAQAAAVETSLDAQDAIVAALSFADQPRGWFKLPRLTVSTRFPLGLFRAWSYADAPLTLLVYPAPEPSAPPLPASFAPDPGDEDDTRAARTHVEEAADQLRTYRPGDALRSIAWKHSARLDTWMSRTGQQVRHAQCVLAWEALPPSMNVEQRLSRLCAWVLAAEHAPAGDEPEYTLSLPGVVIGPARGVAHRDACLRALALWGKPAMPGAEGEVT, via the coding sequence ATGGCGCGGTTCACGTCTCTGCTGCTGGCACCGCTGCGTCTGCTCGGTGCGGGCCTGGCGCTGCTGCCGGGCGTGCGCTTTGCACGGGCACGCGTGCAGCGCTTTCTGCAGCGGCCGCGCACGCCACGCGAAGGCCGCATCCGCCTGGACCGCAATCACGTCTACATCCTGCCCACTGCGGCTGGCGGCGGCTTTGCGCTGCTGCTGGTGGTGATGCTGCTCACCTCGCTCAACTACAACGTGAGCCTGGGTTTTCTGCTGACCTTCGTGCTGGCCGGCGTGGGCGCGTCCGCCATGTGGCAGACGCATCGCAACCTTGTTGATCTGGAAGTGCGCGGCGCGGCGGGCGAAGCGGTGTTTGCTGGCCATGCGTTGAACGTGGGCGTGGCGTTGGCCAACGTCACCCCGTGGGCGCGCGTGGGTGTGGATGTGAGCGCCGCGCAAGCCGCCGCGGTGGAAACATCGCTCGATGCGCAGGACGCCATCGTGGCCGCGTTGTCTTTCGCCGATCAGCCGCGCGGTTGGTTCAAGTTGCCGCGCCTGACGGTATCCACGCGTTTTCCGCTCGGCCTGTTTCGCGCGTGGAGCTATGCCGATGCACCGCTGACCTTGCTCGTCTATCCGGCCCCGGAACCTTCCGCGCCGCCGCTGCCCGCGAGCTTTGCGCCGGACCCTGGCGACGAAGACGACACGCGCGCCGCCCGCACCCACGTTGAAGAAGCCGCAGACCAGTTGCGCACTTACCGCCCCGGTGACGCGCTGCGCAGCATTGCGTGGAAGCACAGCGCGCGGCTCGACACCTGGATGAGCCGCACCGGCCAGCAAGTCCGCCACGCGCAATGCGTGCTCGCGTGGGAAGCGCTGCCACCGTCGATGAACGTTGAACAACGGCTGTCGCGCCTGTGCGCCTGGGTACTGGCGGCCGAGCACGCGCCCGCCGGCGATGAGCCCGAATACACGCTGAGCCTGCCTGGCGTTGTCATCGGACCGGCACGCGGTGTCGCGCATCGGGATGCGTGTTTGCGTGCCTTGGCGTTGTGGGGTAAGCCTGCGATGCCGGGAGCCGAAGGCGAAGTCACATGA
- a CDS encoding transglutaminase TgpA family protein, protein MTTATIGTEAAAFGSARALTHREHGWLIAQLAVVLAPLLRALPLVTCAVFGVLLLWRALLWVRRAPLPGKWVLGLTGVATLVVTLALAMRTGGNIGRDLSVALLGAFLVLKLMESHTVRNGVLVTQLCCFLLLSQVLFDQPPWLAATMLATVALLLRNWLLLLHPQARARVSPARVLARLVLMGLPCAAVLFLLFPRLDHPLWRLPQTADTAVSGLSDRMAPGSVGQLILSDELAFRVDFAGVPPPLDTLYWRGMVLWRFDGQTWTAASMRQRPAAESVPNSADATGGAPGVFDYNITLEPTRQRWLFALDRGQSIEARDGTGRSIDGEFISTQPVDQRVRYHARSRLPERNRADDARPLDPLTQQMALALPPGNGQARALAAQWAELPPADRVSAALKLFGSAPFAYTLEPEPLQDQQIDDFLFRTHRGFCEHYAGSFVFLMRAAGVPARVVVGYLGGEVNAVSGDIIVRQSDAHAWAEVWLDGRGWVRVDPTAAVAPQRVERGLAAAVPASEFRSRRAEEPGWLRSVRWGLDGLISGWNSWVLGYDRNRQARLFAWLGLDAADPRAVLWGVSGLFLLAALPLLWQQRKPKPDPVQAQWQRLCDRLARHGCARGAAEGPMAYAERAAAQFPQAAHALRSAAAGYVALRYGRDDGDAQARALRFSQWREAVAQVRVG, encoded by the coding sequence ATGACCACCGCCACCATCGGCACCGAAGCGGCCGCCTTTGGCTCGGCCCGTGCGCTGACCCACCGCGAGCACGGCTGGCTGATCGCCCAGCTTGCCGTCGTGCTCGCGCCGCTGCTGCGTGCCCTGCCGCTGGTGACGTGCGCCGTGTTCGGCGTGCTGCTGCTCTGGCGCGCGCTGTTGTGGGTACGGCGCGCGCCGTTGCCTGGCAAATGGGTGTTGGGGCTGACGGGCGTCGCCACGCTTGTCGTGACGCTGGCACTCGCCATGCGCACCGGCGGAAACATCGGGCGGGACTTGTCGGTGGCGCTGCTGGGCGCGTTTCTCGTGCTCAAGCTGATGGAATCGCACACGGTGCGCAACGGCGTGCTGGTTACGCAGTTGTGCTGTTTCCTGCTGCTCTCGCAGGTGCTGTTCGACCAGCCGCCGTGGCTGGCCGCCACCATGCTGGCAACCGTGGCGCTGCTGTTGCGCAACTGGCTGTTGCTGCTGCATCCGCAGGCGCGTGCGCGCGTGTCGCCGGCCCGCGTGCTGGCGCGTTTGGTACTCATGGGTTTGCCGTGCGCGGCCGTGCTGTTCCTGCTGTTTCCCCGGCTGGATCATCCGCTGTGGCGCCTGCCGCAAACTGCCGACACCGCCGTCAGCGGCCTGTCGGACCGCATGGCGCCCGGCTCCGTCGGCCAGTTGATCCTCTCAGATGAGCTTGCCTTCCGCGTCGATTTTGCCGGCGTGCCGCCACCGCTCGATACGCTCTACTGGCGCGGCATGGTGCTGTGGCGTTTCGATGGCCAGACGTGGACGGCCGCGTCGATGCGGCAACGTCCCGCAGCTGAAAGCGTACCCAATTCTGCGGACGCAACTGGCGGCGCGCCCGGCGTGTTCGACTACAACATCACGCTGGAACCGACGCGCCAGCGCTGGCTGTTTGCGCTCGATCGCGGCCAGTCGATCGAGGCGCGCGACGGCACCGGGCGCAGCATCGACGGCGAGTTCATCAGCACGCAACCGGTCGACCAGCGTGTGCGGTATCACGCGCGCTCGCGGCTGCCGGAGCGCAATCGCGCCGACGACGCCCGCCCGCTCGACCCCCTCACGCAGCAGATGGCGCTGGCGTTGCCGCCGGGTAACGGCCAAGCGCGCGCGCTGGCAGCGCAATGGGCTGAGCTGCCACCTGCCGATCGCGTATCGGCCGCACTCAAGCTGTTTGGCAGCGCACCGTTTGCCTACACGCTTGAGCCCGAACCGCTGCAGGATCAGCAGATCGACGATTTCCTCTTCCGCACGCACCGCGGTTTCTGCGAGCACTACGCGGGCAGCTTCGTGTTCCTGATGCGTGCCGCGGGCGTGCCCGCGCGTGTGGTGGTGGGCTACCTCGGCGGCGAGGTGAACGCCGTCAGCGGCGACATCATCGTGCGCCAGTCCGATGCACATGCCTGGGCTGAGGTGTGGCTCGACGGGCGCGGCTGGGTGCGCGTGGACCCCACCGCCGCCGTCGCGCCGCAACGCGTCGAACGTGGCCTGGCCGCCGCCGTGCCCGCGAGCGAATTCCGCTCGCGCCGCGCAGAAGAACCCGGCTGGCTGCGCAGCGTGCGCTGGGGGCTGGATGGCCTGATCAGCGGCTGGAACAGCTGGGTGCTCGGCTACGACCGCAACCGCCAGGCGCGCCTGTTCGCGTGGCTGGGGCTCGATGCGGCAGACCCGCGCGCGGTGCTGTGGGGCGTGTCGGGTTTGTTCCTGCTCGCTGCGCTGCCGCTCCTCTGGCAGCAGCGCAAGCCCAAGCCTGACCCCGTGCAGGCCCAGTGGCAGCGGTTGTGTGACCGCCTGGCGCGACATGGTTGCGCGCGCGGTGCTGCCGAAGGCCCGATGGCCTACGCCGAGCGTGCTGCCGCGCAGTTCCCGCAAGCGGCGCACGCCTTGCGCAGTGCCGCCGCAGGCTACGTCGCCTTGCGTTACGGGCGCGACGATGGCGATGCGCAGGCGCGCGCCCTGCGGTTCTCGCAATGGCGCGAAGCCGTGGCGCAAGTCCGGGTCGGCTGA
- a CDS encoding collagen-like triple helix repeat-containing protein gives MKTLQRGTLVSAALAGLLVLGGCASSGSGDMSGTTGSGGSSANNGGGGSGSNGSGGTTPTASTTPTGDVANKGGGVLTATGGAVSGLGSTIGGSNLPGASGLGNVVDNVGKTVSALGTGVQSGLGSIGTNPNPIGTTVSSTGNVVTQAGNTVDATGALVSSLGSGPLQPLSPVTSPVGGAVSQVGQAVAGAGGTLGTGLSSGPVEQVTQQLSSTVVPLTSQVTTATQTLGNATGLGAPATNLLQTVGGGVANVGTSLTATNAPVVSGLGGVVTATGNTVAALGGVTSTPGGATSANPLAPITGALGGVGGGSNPLGSVTGALGGAAGGGTTAGGATAPVGSLVTTVGTSLTSTGAATPLAPVTGAVGGALTTVGSALHH, from the coding sequence ATGAAGACATTGCAACGAGGGACCCTGGTTTCGGCGGCCTTGGCCGGCCTGCTTGTACTGGGCGGTTGCGCCAGTTCGGGCTCGGGCGACATGAGCGGCACCACTGGCAGCGGCGGCAGTTCGGCCAACAATGGTGGCGGTGGCTCCGGTTCCAACGGCTCTGGCGGCACGACGCCCACCGCCTCCACCACCCCCACCGGCGACGTGGCCAACAAGGGTGGCGGCGTGCTGACGGCCACAGGCGGTGCCGTCAGCGGACTCGGTTCGACCATCGGCGGCAGCAATCTGCCGGGGGCATCGGGGTTAGGCAACGTGGTCGACAACGTAGGCAAAACGGTGTCGGCGCTGGGCACCGGCGTGCAGTCGGGCCTGGGCAGCATTGGTACCAACCCGAACCCGATCGGCACCACGGTATCGAGCACCGGCAACGTGGTGACGCAAGCGGGCAACACCGTCGATGCCACGGGTGCCCTTGTCAGCAGTCTCGGTTCAGGGCCGCTGCAGCCGCTTTCGCCGGTGACATCACCGGTGGGCGGGGCGGTCTCGCAGGTTGGGCAGGCGGTGGCCGGTGCGGGCGGCACGCTCGGCACGGGCTTGTCGAGCGGGCCGGTGGAACAGGTCACGCAGCAGCTCAGCTCGACCGTGGTGCCGCTCACCTCGCAGGTGACCACCGCTACGCAGACACTGGGTAACGCAACGGGCCTAGGCGCTCCGGCAACCAACCTGCTGCAAACGGTGGGCGGCGGCGTAGCGAATGTCGGCACGTCGCTGACGGCGACCAACGCCCCGGTCGTCTCCGGTTTGGGCGGTGTGGTGACCGCCACAGGCAACACGGTGGCCGCCTTGGGCGGGGTGACCTCCACGCCGGGCGGCGCAACGTCGGCCAACCCGCTGGCACCGATTACCGGCGCACTGGGCGGCGTGGGCGGTGGCAGCAATCCGCTGGGCAGCGTGACGGGCGCACTGGGCGGCGCCGCTGGGGGCGGCACGACGGCTGGGGGTGCGACTGCGCCTGTCGGCTCGCTTGTCACCACCGTCGGCACGTCGCTGACGTCCACCGGGGCTGCGACGCCGCTTGCACCCGTCACGGGCGCCGTGGGCGGCGCATTGACCACAGTGGGCAGCGCATTGCATCACTGA
- a CDS encoding putative quinol monooxygenase, translating to MIQYALFARLTAKPGKEQAVADFLSAGLQMANQEATTPIWFALRIAPNVFGIFDAFASEQDRQAHLDGPIAKALMANAAELLASPPDIAPIEVLGMKNTGAT from the coding sequence ATGATCCAGTACGCATTGTTCGCCCGGCTGACCGCCAAACCGGGCAAAGAGCAGGCAGTGGCCGATTTCCTTTCCGCCGGTCTGCAAATGGCCAACCAGGAAGCGACCACACCCATCTGGTTTGCGCTGCGCATTGCCCCCAATGTCTTCGGCATCTTCGATGCCTTTGCCAGCGAGCAGGATCGCCAGGCACATCTCGACGGCCCGATTGCCAAGGCGCTCATGGCGAATGCGGCCGAGTTGCTGGCCTCACCACCCGACATTGCGCCGATCGAGGTGCTCGGCATGAAGAACACCGGCGCAACCTGA
- the prpF gene encoding 2-methylaconitate cis-trans isomerase PrpF — protein sequence MSHPAQVKIPATYMRGGTSKGVFFRLQDLPFPAQQPGAVRDALLLRVIGSPDPYGKQIDGMGGATSSTSKTVILAKSTRPDHDVDYLFGQVSIDKPFVDWSGNCGNLSAAVGPFAISNGLVDASRVPQNGIAIIRIWQANIGKTIIAHVPITNGAVQETGDFELDGVTFPAAEVQLEFLDPAAEEEGDGGGAMFPTGNLVDDLDVPGVGTLKATMINAGIPTIFLNAEAIGYTGTELQDAINGDAKALAMFETIRAHGAVRMGLIKSIDQAATRQHTPKVAFVAPPKDYVASSGKKVGAGDVDLLVRALSMGKLHHAMMGTAAVAIGTAAAIPGTLVNLAAGGGERGAVRFGHPSGTLRVGAEAKLVDGEWTVTKAIMSRSARVLMEGWVRVPG from the coding sequence ATGAGCCACCCCGCGCAAGTGAAGATTCCCGCCACCTACATGCGTGGCGGCACCAGCAAGGGCGTATTTTTCCGTCTGCAAGACTTGCCGTTTCCAGCGCAGCAGCCCGGCGCTGTGCGCGACGCGCTGCTCTTGCGCGTGATTGGCAGCCCCGACCCGTACGGCAAGCAGATCGACGGCATGGGCGGCGCCACGTCGAGCACCAGCAAGACGGTCATCCTCGCCAAGAGCACGCGCCCCGACCATGACGTGGATTACCTCTTCGGCCAAGTCTCCATCGACAAGCCGTTCGTCGACTGGTCGGGCAACTGCGGCAACCTCTCTGCAGCGGTTGGGCCGTTCGCCATCAGCAACGGTCTGGTCGATGCGAGCCGGGTGCCGCAAAACGGCATCGCCATCATCCGCATCTGGCAGGCCAACATCGGCAAGACCATCATTGCGCACGTGCCCATCACCAACGGCGCGGTGCAAGAGACGGGCGACTTCGAACTGGACGGTGTGACGTTCCCGGCGGCCGAAGTGCAACTCGAATTCCTCGACCCGGCGGCAGAAGAAGAGGGTGACGGGGGCGGCGCGATGTTCCCCACCGGCAACCTCGTCGACGATCTCGACGTGCCCGGCGTAGGCACGCTCAAGGCGACCATGATCAACGCGGGGATTCCCACGATCTTCCTCAACGCAGAGGCCATCGGCTATACCGGCACCGAGCTGCAGGACGCCATCAACGGCGATGCGAAAGCGCTGGCGATGTTCGAGACCATTCGGGCGCACGGCGCGGTGCGCATGGGCCTGATCAAGAGCATCGACCAAGCCGCCACGCGGCAGCACACGCCCAAGGTGGCGTTCGTCGCACCGCCGAAGGACTACGTGGCATCGAGCGGCAAGAAGGTCGGCGCGGGCGATGTGGATCTGCTCGTACGCGCGTTGTCGATGGGCAAGCTGCACCACGCCATGATGGGCACGGCCGCGGTCGCCATCGGCACGGCAGCCGCCATTCCAGGAACGCTGGTCAACCTGGCAGCGGGCGGTGGAGAACGTGGCGCGGTACGCTTCGGGCATCCGTCCGGCACCCTGCGCGTGGGCGCGGAGGCCAAGCTCGTTGACGGCGAATGGACGGTCACCAAGGCCATCATGAGCCGCAGCGCGCGCGTATTGATGGAAGGCTGGGTGCGCGTGCCGGGCTAA
- the acnD gene encoding Fe/S-dependent 2-methylisocitrate dehydratase AcnD, with protein MNTAHRKPLPGTSLDYFDAREAVEAIQPGAYDKLPYTSRVLAENLVRRCDPTTLTDSLKQLIERKRDLDFPWFPARVVCHDILGQTALVDLAGLRDAIADQGGDPAKVNPVVPVQLIVDHSLAVECGGFDPDAFAKNRAIEDRRNEDRFHFIDWTKLAFKNVDVIPAGNGIMHQINLEKMSPVIQAHDGVAYPDTCVGTDSHTPHVDALGVIAIGVGGLEAENVMLGRASWMRLPDIVGVELTGQRQPGITATDIVLALTEFLRKQKVVGAYLEFYGEGASKLTLGDRATISNMAPEYGATAAMFSIDDNTLDYLRLTGRSDEQVKLVETYAKTAGLWSDTLKNAEYERVLRFDLSSVVRNMAGPSNPHARVATTELAAKGIAGKWEDTPGQMPDGAVIIAAITSCTNTSNPRNVIAAALLARNANRLGLTRKPWVKSSLAPGSKAVELYLEEAGLKHELEKLGFGIVAFACTTCNGMSGALDPKIQQEIIDRDLYATAVLSGNRNFDGRIHPYAKQAFLASPPLVVAYAIAGTVRFDIERDSFGTDANGKPILLKDLWPTDEEIDAIVRASVKPEQFRKVYIPMFEQRSTSVANVSPLYDWRPQSTYIRRPPYWEGALAGERTLKGLRPLAVLGDNITTDHLSPSNAILASSAAGEYLAKMGLPEEDFNSYATHRGDHLTAQRATFANPTLINEMAVVDGAVKKGSLARIEPEGKVTRMWEAIETYMDRKQPLIVIAGADYGQGSSRDWAAKGVRLAGVEAIVAEGFERIHRTNLIGMGVLPLEFKPGTTRLTLGIDGTETFDVIGQRKPRTDLTLVIHRKNGERVEVPVTCRLDSDEEVSIYEAGGVLQRFAQDFLESNKEAA; from the coding sequence ATGAACACAGCACACCGCAAACCCCTCCCCGGCACGTCACTCGACTACTTCGACGCCAGAGAAGCCGTCGAAGCCATCCAACCGGGCGCCTACGACAAGCTCCCCTACACCTCCCGCGTCCTCGCCGAGAATCTGGTCCGCCGCTGCGACCCGACCACCCTCACCGACTCGCTCAAGCAACTCATCGAACGCAAGCGCGATCTGGATTTCCCCTGGTTTCCGGCGCGCGTGGTCTGCCATGACATCCTGGGCCAAACCGCGCTGGTCGACCTCGCCGGCCTGCGCGACGCCATTGCCGACCAGGGTGGCGACCCCGCCAAGGTCAACCCGGTCGTGCCAGTGCAGTTGATCGTCGACCACTCGCTGGCCGTAGAGTGCGGCGGCTTCGACCCCGACGCCTTCGCCAAGAACCGCGCCATTGAAGACCGCCGCAACGAAGACCGCTTCCACTTCATCGACTGGACCAAGCTCGCGTTCAAGAACGTCGATGTGATCCCGGCGGGCAACGGAATCATGCACCAGATCAACCTGGAGAAGATGTCTCCCGTCATCCAGGCACACGACGGCGTGGCTTACCCCGACACCTGCGTCGGCACCGACAGCCACACGCCCCACGTCGACGCACTCGGTGTGATCGCCATCGGCGTGGGCGGCCTGGAAGCCGAAAACGTGATGCTGGGCCGCGCCTCGTGGATGCGCCTGCCGGACATCGTGGGCGTGGAGTTGACCGGGCAGCGCCAGCCCGGCATCACCGCCACCGACATCGTGCTGGCGCTGACCGAATTCCTGCGCAAGCAAAAGGTGGTGGGCGCCTACCTCGAGTTTTACGGCGAAGGCGCATCCAAGCTCACGCTGGGCGACCGCGCCACCATCTCGAACATGGCCCCCGAGTACGGTGCCACCGCGGCAATGTTCTCGATTGACGACAACACGCTCGACTACCTGCGCCTCACGGGCCGCAGCGACGAGCAGGTCAAGCTGGTCGAGACGTATGCCAAGACCGCGGGCCTGTGGTCCGACACGCTCAAGAACGCCGAATACGAACGCGTGCTGCGCTTCGACCTGTCGAGCGTGGTGCGCAACATGGCCGGCCCGTCCAACCCGCACGCACGTGTGGCGACGACCGAACTGGCCGCCAAGGGCATCGCCGGCAAGTGGGAAGACACGCCGGGCCAGATGCCCGATGGCGCTGTCATCATCGCGGCCATCACGAGCTGCACGAATACCAGCAACCCGCGCAACGTGATTGCCGCGGCGCTGCTGGCGCGCAATGCCAACCGCCTGGGCCTGACCCGCAAACCGTGGGTGAAGAGTTCGCTCGCGCCGGGCTCCAAGGCCGTTGAGCTGTATCTGGAAGAGGCCGGCCTGAAGCACGAACTGGAAAAACTCGGCTTTGGCATCGTCGCGTTTGCCTGCACCACCTGCAACGGCATGAGCGGCGCGCTGGACCCGAAGATCCAGCAAGAGATCATCGACCGCGACCTGTACGCCACGGCCGTGCTGTCGGGCAACCGCAACTTCGACGGCCGCATCCACCCGTATGCCAAGCAGGCGTTCCTCGCATCCCCGCCGCTGGTGGTGGCCTATGCGATTGCAGGCACCGTGCGTTTCGATATCGAGCGCGACAGCTTCGGTACCGATGCCAACGGCAAGCCGATCCTGCTGAAAGACCTGTGGCCGACCGACGAAGAGATCGACGCCATCGTGCGCGCATCGGTCAAGCCGGAGCAGTTCCGCAAGGTGTACATCCCGATGTTCGAGCAGCGCAGCACGTCTGTGGCCAATGTGAGCCCGCTGTACGACTGGCGCCCGCAGAGCACCTACATCCGCCGCCCGCCCTATTGGGAAGGCGCGCTGGCCGGTGAGCGCACGCTCAAGGGCTTGCGCCCGCTGGCGGTGCTTGGCGACAACATCACGACCGATCACCTTTCGCCGTCCAACGCCATCCTGGCCAGCAGCGCCGCTGGTGAATACCTCGCCAAGATGGGCCTGCCGGAAGAAGACTTCAACTCGTACGCCACGCACCGCGGCGATCACCTGACCGCGCAACGCGCGACGTTTGCCAACCCGACGCTCATCAACGAGATGGCCGTGGTCGATGGCGCGGTGAAGAAAGGTTCGCTCGCGCGCATCGAGCCTGAAGGCAAGGTCACGCGCATGTGGGAAGCGATCGAGACCTACATGGACCGCAAGCAGCCGCTGATCGTGATTGCGGGCGCCGACTACGGCCAGGGCAGCTCACGCGACTGGGCCGCCAAGGGCGTGCGCCTGGCCGGCGTAGAAGCCATCGTGGCCGAAGGGTTCGAGCGCATCCATCGCACGAACCTGATCGGCATGGGCGTGTTGCCGCTGGAGTTCAAGCCCGGCACCACGCGCCTGACGCTCGGCATTGACGGCACCGAAACCTTTGATGTGATCGGCCAACGCAAACCGCGCACGGACCTCACGCTCGTCATCCACCGCAAGAACGGCGAACGTGTCGAAGTGCCCGTCACCTGCCGCCTGGACAGCGACGAGGAAGTGTCGATCTACGAAGCCGGCGGTGTGCTGCAGCGCTTTGCGCAGGACTTTTTGGAATCGAACAAGGAAGCAGCATGA